Below is a window of Phyllopteryx taeniolatus isolate TA_2022b chromosome 16, UOR_Ptae_1.2, whole genome shotgun sequence DNA.
GCGagttgagctgcaggcagccgGCCACCAAGTTGGTGGTGGGCTGCGAGAGACCCTTGCACAGGGTCTGCACGTAGGACACCAGGTCCGGGCGCTTCCCCGAGCGCAGGATCTCTGACAGGGCCCAGATGTAGTTCTTGGCCAGGCGCAGCGTCTCGATTTTGGAGAGTTTCTGCGTCTTGGAGTAGCAGGGCACCACCTTGCGCAGGTTGTCCAGCGCCGAGTTCAGGTCGTGCATGCGGGTGCGCTCGCGGGCGTTGGCCTTCATGCGTCGCATCTTGGAGCGCTCGATGCGGGCCTGCGTCATCTTGCGCTTCTTGGGGCCCCGCTTCTTGGGGCGCTCGCCCTCCGCGTCCTCGCCGTCGCAGTCGTCGTCCTCCGCGCCGtcgtcttcgtcgtcgtcgtcgtcctcgccGGCGTGCTCCGAGTGCGTCCGGCTGCCGGCCCGCAGCTCGGAGGAGGCGTCCATGTTGTCCCGCGTGTCGCCGTCCTCGTCTTTCatcttgtcgtcgtcgtcgtcgtcgtcgctgtCGTCTGCCCAGCCCGAATATTTCTGCACATCGGGGAGCAGCGAGGGGTCATTGAAAAGCCTCGTCAACATTTTGCCTGTgggagggaggggaaaaaaaggaacctGAATTTACACGTCACCTTGAACACATCAGACATTttgttaaaggggaactaaacccagaATACGTACAGTATGTGGCAGCATTCGTCTACACATTGTATTCTGATTCATATTGCGTTTGtagaataagaattaaacagataaattcatcaattttcatcaATCTCAGGGGGCCGCCATGTTTGGCAATATCGCCCTCTACTGTTGACTGAAGTTAACGTCACAACTGCTCTTGCGTTGTGAACGTCATGGGGCCAAACCCGGAAAAGAGGTTAGTGGACTCCCCGTGCA
It encodes the following:
- the neurod2 gene encoding neurogenic differentiation factor 2, whose translation is MLTRLFNDPSLLPDVQKYSGWADDSDDDDDDDKMKDEDGDTRDNMDASSELRAGSRTHSEHAGEDDDDDEDDGAEDDDCDGEDAEGERPKKRGPKKRKMTQARIERSKMRRMKANARERTRMHDLNSALDNLRKVVPCYSKTQKLSKIETLRLAKNYIWALSEILRSGKRPDLVSYVQTLCKGLSQPTTNLVAGCLQLNSRNFLTETQCPEGARYGSGSLAMHSYPYQSARLSSPHCRQGSNSHPLGSHGYCATYDSAYGGGGGSPEYNSPEYEGPLSPPLCVNGNFALKHQGAASPDHDKAYHYSMHYSGLPGSRPGGGAHNLVFGSSGTRGGIHSENVLPYHDVHLHHERAPAYEELNAFFHN